The Brassica napus cultivar Da-Ae chromosome C7, Da-Ae, whole genome shotgun sequence genomic interval GGAGATTCAAAGAAACAGGGATCAAGGAGTCTTGGAGTTGTCACAGAAAGAGTATCTGAAAAAGATATTAAGGTCTTTCAGAATGGAGAACTTTAAGCCTGTGAAGACACCGCTGGGAGCTCACATGAGGCTTAAGTCTGCTACTGACAAGGAATGGGAACAAGAAGCTGAACAGATGAAGTCAATTCCCTATGCAAACGCAGTTGGTAGCATCAAGTACTCGATGATAGGGTCGAGACCAGACCTAGCTTATCCAGTCGGAATGATAAGCAGATTCATGGGAAAGCCTCTTATGAGTCACTGGCAAGCAGTAAAGTGGGTCCTTAGATACATTCAAGGATCACTCGACACGAAGCTACAGTTCAAGGGAGAAACAGAGTTTGTGGTGACAGGGTACTGTGATTCAGATTACTCAGCGGATCTTGATAAGAGGAGATCAATTACAGGTTACACATTCACGGTGGGAGGTAATGTGATAAGCTGGAAGTCTAGTCTGCAACCTGTGGTCGCGTTGTCGACTACGGAGGCTGAGTATATTGCTTTGACAGAAGCAGCAAAGGAAGCTGTTTGGTTAAAAGAGTTTATGAACGAGTTGGATTTCAAGCAAGATGCAGTAGAGATTCACTGTGATTCTCAAAGCGCAATAGCGCTGGCGAAGAACGCTGTTCATCACGAAAGAACAAAGCATATACAGAGAAGGTTTCATTACATCAGAGACACAATCACTGATGGGGAAACAAAGATTCTGAAGATATCAACCGTTCACAACCTGGCAGACATGCTTACTAAAGTACTGCATGTGAACAAGTTCCTGAGCGCATTGGAGAAGCTCAGGATCACCAGTGACTGATAAGAGTATCAGGAACCGAGGGGGAAATCAAGTAAAACTAGAAAGAAAAGCTAAGAGATGAGAAGAAGTTGATGACACTACGACAAGGTGGAGTTTTGTTGAGATATTGCCTAAGTGTCAAGAAGCCTCTAACCCAAGGGGAAGGTCTCAGTTGATCGTTAAGAGCAAAGGAAGCACGAGGAGCTCATGTGCTTCACTTAACGGTATCAAAGGGTAAAGGAGTAATTAACCTTTGCTGTAAGCGTTGgcttttgtcttcttcctctgtacGGAAACGAAGAGAATacagaggagaaagaggagCATTGCACCGCCAGTGCAGTCATATAAAGTCGACAAGAACTGAGACATTAGGGTTAAGAGAGAATCAGAGAACAGAAGAGAGCAGCCGCAAGTTCAGCGTTTTTTTGCTCTGTCTCTAAGGGTTAAGTGTAACCAAGCTTTCTAGTGGATTTCCGAGCAAATCTCGGCCAGACGTAGCATCCTCACACTAAGGCGTGAACTGGATAAATTTGCGTGTCTTTTCTTTACTTGCTTAACAAAAAACACACGAGTGAACAAACGAGAGAGGTGAGAGAAATCGCAAGCATATCAAGCATAAAACAGAGGAAAGAATCGACCTTTTCATCAACACTTGTTTGTTCTCATTATGCAGTAGGGTAAGTGACAATAACTTTGATGGTACCATCCCAGCATACATTGGCAACTGGTCTCGGCTTCAAAAGCTGTAAGCTTGTCCTGCAACAATTTTCGTTAGTTCTCTTATACCTTCTGTTTATGCACCGTCTAACTTGTGCTGGCCATGATCAACAGATATCTATACGCGAGTGGACTAAAAGGACCAATACCTGATGAAATAGCGCGCCTAGAAAATCTTACTAACTTGTAAGTGTACTACTTTCAATTGATTAGCAAAATATACAACTGAAACGAGACTGGTGTTTTATATGTCTCATATGCAGGTTTATCACTGATACGAGTGGGATTAACATCTTCCCATATATATCGAGCCAAGCCATTGAAACCCTGTATTTAGTTTCCTGTGATATGTTTTTCCTTCTTGAGGCGTGATTCTAACTGAAATTTTCAAACTGAAGTCTCCCCTCCCTGTGTTCCAGGATTTTGAGGAATGTGAGTTTGTCTGGTCCAATTCCTTCTTACATCTGGAATATGCCAAAACTAAGGATTCTGTAAGTTCTTTCTGGTCACAAGTGAAACGACTTTGTAAGTTTCAAAGTTATCATTCAGAACTAGAATGCTTAACAAATACTACCCACGAATATCTGCTAAGGAACTTGTGCATGACTAGATGGGTATGCTCATGACATTCATTTACATGTGCTTATAGAAATACTGGcctatataatttatatgtgtGTATATTTAGATTATTATTAAGTCATGGGTAACAACATAGATAGCGATCATAGCGAGAAATATGTTAACGAGAGTTATATGCAGATATGAGAGCGTCTATTAAGGAACTTTCGATGGATctatcaaatatgtatatgtaatagttacatattaacatttgtaccaatttatttattttgtacacGTTTTACGCAGTGATTTATCATTCAACAATTTGACTGGTGACGTTCATGGAGGAAGAGCACCAGCATATACGTAAGTACTACAGTCTGGATACCTTTCATTGTGAATAGCATAATATCATGATCATGTATATATTTTCTTGACATGTTCTTTCAGATATTTGACTGGAAACAGGCTTTCTGGAGAAGTTGAATCTGGTGTTTTTCTCAAAAGCAACGCTCAAATGTACGGTTAGACCTTCCTTTTTCTTATGTcaatttatgtttttctcaaTTGCAAATCTCATGTGTACGGTTAGGCCCTGCTTAATTGCCTATATtacaaagtattttttgttatgttaataatatttttcaattttggttATTCTTACAGTGATCTCTCTTACAACAATTTCTCATGGTGGCCTAGCTGCCAGGAGAATAGGTACGGACATAAATGTTGGGTAGATATATACATTCTCAGTTTCTCATGTTGAAGTGTCTGTTTTCAACTTTTCACTGTTTCAGTAACATTAACACATACCGGAGCTCATACTTAAACAATTTGTAAGTACACTGTTGAACATTATCTTTACAACAATCAAGCAGTAGATATGGTCTGGATATTCTGTGCTGAAAAGCCTAACAATTTGGTACAGAACTGAGATTCTTCCATGTGCTGGTCCAATCAACTGCACGAGCTGTAAGTACATAATAAGCTGTCTTAACATCTCCAACATGCAACTATTCAGCTACTACTTAATTATCTCTTTCTAATGATGGTTATAATCATTATGGATGGTAGATCAGCGAACACTACATATAAACTGTGGTGGAGACAACATAGTTATTACAAAATCTTCTCATAAAATCACTTATCAAGCTGATAACACTAAAACCAAAGCCGCAACAAATCAGCAATTCAAAGACTGGGGAATTAGTAACACAGGGGAATTCTTCTCAGATGGTCATACGAAAGAATCAAGTAACACAGATGACACGTACATCATTTCAACTAGTTTAAGATTATCTGGGGATTCCCCTGATATCTATAAGACGGCACGTCGATCTCCCCTATCTCTAGTTTATTATGCGTTTTGCATGGAGAATGGAACCTACAGTGTGAAACTCCATTTTATGGAGATCCAGTTTTCAGACCAAGAACTATACAGTCGTCTTGGCAGACGCATATTTGACGTTTATGTTCAGGTAAAGCTTCACTGCAGatcacaaaaataattttgtttgtttcagtcATATGCATGGAAGATTGAAGTTCATTTCCTTATGTACTTTTTCTCCCCGGTTAGGGAGTATTGTTCTTGAGGGATTTTAACATCAAAGAGGCGGCTAATGGGACTCTGAAGCCTGTTTTCAAAACAGTGAGTGCGAATGtgacaaataatatattagagATTCAGTTGTACTGGGCTGGTAAAGGAACAACACTTATTCCTGAAAGAGGAAATTATGGTCCTCTTATCTCTGCTATCTCCTTGTGTCACAGCAGTAAGCAACCTTCACCACTTGTTCTGCACCAACTGTACTCCTTCTCGTACTTTTTTGTGGCTTTCTCAAGTCACCGGTTCCTACatcataattataatattcatttttaaaaatttcaggTATGGAGCCACAATGTGGaggtcaaaaacaaaaactacttTAATAAAGACATTTTTCTTCAGCTTGGTTTATATATGAAgcaatgtatttatatttacacTTTTGAGTGTTTCATTTTCAGCAATGAAAACAGAACTTGACACCAATTATCCACTAATTTTCGGGGTAGTGGGTAGCTTGATAGCAGTTACTCTCTTGGCTTTTGGATTATACACTCAGAAAATATGCATACGAGACAAGTACACACGAGAAAGAGGTACCAGATATCATAGAATATATGAATCAATTCATTCCATATGCTCATACCATTTTCTCCATGTAACATGATACATAGATTTGAGAGCACAGGGTGTGCAAACCGTTTGCTTTACTTGGAGGCAACTGGAAGCTGCAACAAACAATTTTGATCAAGCCAATAACTTAGGAGAAGGAGGTTTTGGATCCGTATTCAGAGTATgctaaaacacacacaaacttCTTCTCAATTAGAGACAAGATGGCTTTGCTTCTGGTTTCTGATATGAGAAACCTAATGCAGGGAGAGCTTTCAGATGGAACTATCATAGCAGTCAAGCAGCTATCTTCCAAGTCATGCCAAGGAAACCGCGAGTTTGTGAATGAGATAGGCATGATCTCAGGTCTGAATCATCCAAACCTTGTCAAGCTTTATGGATGTTGTGTAGAGAAGAATCAGTTGATGCTCGTGTACGAATACATGGAAAATAACTCCCTTGCTCTTGCACTGTTTGGTAAATAAAAGTCATTCatagttttttgaagttttcagTATGTTACCAAATGTAAAGCGATATCATATCTTTTGGTTTTCGTCCATTTCCAGGAAAGAGCTCCCTGAAATTGCAATGGGAAGTTAGACAAAACATATGCGTGGGAATTGCAAGAGGGCTTGAATTCCTCCATGAAGGATCGATGATCAGGATGGTTCACCGTGACATAAAAACCAGTAGCGTGCTTCTAGACGCTGACCTTAATGCAAAGATATCAGACTTTGGATTGGCTAGGCTCCATGAAGAAGAACACACCCACATTAGCACCAAGATTGCAGGGACCGTGTAAGTATCGCACATAAAAAAACGCAcattggcaaaaaaaaaaaaaagcttagcCTTGGTTTCGCTGATGTTGCAGTGGATATATGGCTCCAGAATATGCACTGTGGGGTCATTTGACTGAGAAAGCAGACGTGTTCAGCTTCGGAGTTGTGGCAATGGAAATTGTTAGTGGAAAGAGTAATATGAAACGGAAAGGAAGTGATGATCATGTCTCCCTTATCAATTGGGTAAACATGGAGATTTTGTTTCTCTTCAACTCATTCGATTCACAATGTTTATACTTTCTACATGAAATTTCAGGCTCTAACGCTGCATCAGAGAGGGGACATAATGGAGATTGTAGATCCAGTGCTCCAAGGAGATTTCAACAGCAAAGAAGCAGTAAGGATGATCAAAGTTGCTTTCCTTTGCACAAACTCATCTCCTTCCTTAAGGCCTACCATGTCAGAGGCTGTTAAAATGCTCGAGGGAGAGATCAACATAAGAGAGGTTATGTCAGATCCTGGTCTATATGGACACAATTGGAGCATCTCAAATCTTATCAACATTGATACACATGGAAGCTCGAGTGTGTCTGGTGTGGCCCATCAAACGGCAACGACAATGCAAtcctctgtttctggttctGATCTCTACCCATTTTGCAATGAATCCATGATCCTAAACTCCACAGCAGAGTTTTCCTCCTCGCCAATATGATATCAGAAAGTTGTGTACATTGCCTTATCtcttaaaaaagaagaaaggcTTGTGAAGTTATCTTATAGATAGTTAGCTACATTTGTACCATTCAAGTTGTCTAAAACCTTACTACATTTGTACCATCCAAGAGACTGGTATCTCTCTGAATGCATGTCaaactattattatatattttttatgaaagGCTTATTGAatctaaatcttttttttctctatgaAATTACGTACGATTTCTCTCCATGGAATTGACTCCGACGGCTTGCACCACACGGAAAAGTAACTCGATGATCATTCAACcaaatctaaaatttatttgattttcagTTTGACGCGTCTGTGTTCCCAGACATTTTGAATATGAAGCAGGAATCAGACCTGAAGAAGGAAGGAGTGTTCGATGTGATGGAGGCAGAGAAATGATGAAGGCACTTTCATGCTCCATAAAGTATTAGTCattaaaagttacaaaaaaaaagaaatattagtCATTAAGGCTAAGCATGTCGGGAGTTGTGAAGTTACTTGTACGGAGATGACTTGCGAGGGTACCAAGTCCACTGTTTTCACTAGAGAGTAGCCTAAATGGCTAAATCCCTTGATTATCTCTACAAGTCTAGGGTTTTAGTTGTTGGTGAGAGTATAGGATCCCCTAGAGATCTAACTAGCTTAATTCCAAAGACGTCTAGGGTTCTTGTTGTTAATGAGAAGGATCAACCAAAAATTTAACGGTCCGAATAGTAACATGGGAAACAAATGAGGAAAAACAGCCGTGCGATCATAATAGTGACATATAACATAGGTGAATGTAGAgattttgttaaatataaaatgcGTGCGGTTTTGTAAACATTATGAACATAAGTAAAATCTAATAATAGTTAAAAGGTTTAATCCCTAGacattattatacattatttgagAACTGATTTTTTAAACTTTACATATATGTCACAGCACATTCATTTTCATtagaaaaaatatgacatggattaCTAAAAATGATCACATGGCTAAAAGCTAATTTTAAGATGGACATTGTAGCTTTTATTTCTATTTGCTCTTGTgggtttttatttctattttgatAGTCTTTCTCATTCATATTCTTCTAGATGTTCCATATTATTCATGAAAGGACCTTAATCAGGCtccttagagcatcattaacctTATAACCTCATTTGGATTTCTTAATGATTTGTTTAATAATAAAAGTTAGTTATGAAATTTAGTTAAGAAACCCCTAGTCTTTGTGCTCCACCGGGATTTCTTAACTAAggattctttaaaaaaaattattaaacattgtTTTATCTTGAAGAACAAGAACTTTAGACTAAGCTAAAAACTTTCAAATACAGACATAGAAAGATTGGACTAAAAGTAATACCTGAAGTTTTCAGCAAGGAGGCAAGCATTGGTGTTGGAGTCATCTCCATCGATAACCACCAATCCATCCAAATCTAGCTTCTTTGCTTTTTCCTCAGCTTGTTTAAACTACACATGTGAGacaacatacaattacacacgACATGTAACTACGGAAGCAGTAATAAATCACTTAAGaagcttcaaaaaaaaaaaaaaaatcaacctgCTCAGGCGTTTCAATCTTGTCTCTTCCACTGCAGATCATGTCAAAGCCACCCTATTGATACCAAAGAGAATTACAACCACATCAGCATAAAACGATTATTGAATTTCTAGAATCCCAATCAGATAACAAAGTTTGTGACAAGAATCCATAAACTAAATGCTGTCTAAGAACCTGGTTCCTGTAAGGCTGAATGTATTCAGCATTCAACTCGACATATTTGCATTTCATGATACCAGCTGGATCACCCTTGAACCCGTAAATATGCTTCCTTTAGCACGTTCCTGCAAGTAAtctaaaaccccaaaaaaaaattacaagacTGAGACTGAAACAATGTGAAGAAAAACCATAACTTGACATAGATATTAAAATACTACCGAATAATCCAGAGATCACATTGTGTCCACCAGGCGCCTGACCTCCAGACAGAACAACACCGATCTTCAACTTCTCTCCCGACGAAGCTGCACTCTGATCCGGAACAACTAACACAGACGGCTAACCATACAGACCAGGAAACAACTTCGCAATCTCATCtgcaatcaaatttttttttaaaaacacacCACTAAATCCTCTTACAAAGTCTATAGAACACAGATCTGTACACAAGATCTATACACAAACAAATCCAATCGAAAGTTTCATCAGATCAGACAGAGAAAACCCTAACCTGGGTTCCCGGCGGCGGAGCTGGCGGACCTTCGACGATTTTGAAGGGTCCTTTGAGCACAGAAGCAATCGTCGACGGAGAAGAAGAcgagagagaggaggagagaaagaaaaaaaaatcaaatttcacaGTTTGCTGACACGTGGTCTAAGAACCCTCTTTATGATCGGACCCCAAAATCATGTATTAAAGATCGGTTATtactcttttatttatttttgatttaattaaatgactTATTTTGTTTAAGAACTTTTTTAAGAAACtgcaataatcatgctcttaggtaGTTTCTAGAACAAATAAtccataatctcaaaaactgaGGCCTTAGAAACAGACCACGGGGGGTGAAGGAATTTCAAAGAGGGCCATGTTTGGATTGTTAGTGAACATTTGAAAATAACACGATTTATAGATTCTTTTCTGCACCACAAATATTACAAGATGTGTCGCATTTAATACCACGAGACCTTAAATTCCTTGTTACCACTAAACTACCAGATAGTACTTGCCGGACTAAATTGTGTATTTCAGATGACAATGTAATTTCCAAGtaaacactagtagagtttTGATATCTTGTCCATCCTGCATAACTTGACATCAGTGAATAACTGTTATGTTCTATAACCTGATTTGACCGTGTATCTACCTGATACCCCTGTTCGAAACGCatccgcctagccgcctaggcgcTGTTCGGAGGTTGACTGCGGCGATTATGCCCAAATCGATGTAGCCAGACGTTGACTCGCGTAAGACCGCCTAATTTCGCGTTGACCGTCTAATTTTCGCGTTGACCGTCTAATTTCGCGTTGACCGCCTAATTCCCGCCTAATCCCGCGTTGACcgcctaagtttttttttttcgtcttGTAAGTTTAAAACacgttttgattatttttactCATTATTAACAGATTTTGTGTAATTAANNNNNNNNNNNNNNNNNNNNNNNNNNNNNNNNNNNNNNNNNNNNNNNNNNNNNNNNNNNNNNNNNNNNNNNNNNNNNNNNNNNNNNNNNNNNNNNNNNNNTGCATACAcatgaaccttttttttttgaccaaacATACACATACACTCAAGAATgcaaaaattgtatatttttccTGTTTTTCCTCTTGTTCAATAGAGGTGGGCACGTATCGAATatttctatgatttttagtattttagaTTTGCTTTATAGTTTAAGAATATCTGGGTTTTTTTGGATATCCGAAAAATTTACAgatatttactaata includes:
- the LOC125575042 gene encoding pyrophosphate--fructose 6-phosphate 1-phosphotransferase subunit beta 1-like isoform X1: MKCKYVELNAEYIQPYRNQGGFDMICSGRDKIETPEQFKQAEEKAKKLDLDGLVVIDGDDSNTNACLLAENFRSDSCFIFKMSGNTDASN
- the LOC125575042 gene encoding pyrophosphate--fructose 6-phosphate 1-phosphotransferase subunit beta 1-like isoform X2: MKCKYVELNAEYIQPYRNQGGFDMICSGRDKIETPEQFKQAEEKAKKLDLDGLVVIDGDDSNTNACLLAENFRNR